The proteins below come from a single Elgaria multicarinata webbii isolate HBS135686 ecotype San Diego chromosome 11, rElgMul1.1.pri, whole genome shotgun sequence genomic window:
- the LOC134406680 gene encoding olfactory receptor 1361-like, with the protein MLETQKGNQTTITGFILVGFGNLPEPQPLLFLLFLIIFIVTTVENILIILLVVADHYLHTPMYFFLANLSCLEMCYSSIILPKTLAILLTGERTITIGGCIAQFYFFGSCAGIETYLLAAMSYDRFLAICRPLLYASTMNNTLCFQLMAGAWVNALMANCIVVTLMAQLSFCGPNVIDHYFCDFTPVEKLSCSDTSVVELVLFLSTFIFTLTPFLLTLTSYACIITSILKIPSTTGRQKAFSTCSSHLIVVCLFYSTLIIVYMLSDTPILRNLKKIVSIFYTILTPLVNPLIYTLRNKEVHRALRRICGKLTIFSSSQMGLSFSFQFISYLII; encoded by the coding sequence ATGCTGGAGACACAGAAAGGAAACCAGACAACCATCACAGGATTTATACTCGTGGGCTTTGGGAATCTCCCTGAACCACAGCCtcttcttttcttgctttttttaattatctttattgtgacaactgttgagaatattttaatcattttgctAGTTGTGGCTGATCACTATCTTCACACGCCCATGTATTTTTTCCTGGCAAACTTGTCCTGCCTGGAGATGTGCTATAGCTCAATCATCTTGCCCAAAACATTGGCCATTTTGTTAACTGGTGAGAGAACTATTACTATTGGTGGATGCATTGCTCAATTTTATTTCTTTGGCTCTTGTGCTGGTATCGAGACCTATCTCCTGGCAGCGATGTCTTATGATCGCTTTCTGGCAATATGTAGACCTTTGCTCTATGCCTCCACTATGAATAACACATTGTGTTTTCAGCTTATGGCAGGAGCATGGGTAAATGCATTGATGGCTAATTGCATTGTGGTAACTCTGATGGCTCAATTATCCTTCTGTGGACCCAATGTCATAGATCATTATTTTTGTGACTTCACCCCAGTGGAAAAACTGTCCTGCAGTGATACCAGTGTGGTTGAACTTGTATTGTTTCTCTCGACCTTCATTTTCACCCTAACCCCATTTCTACTGACACTCACATCCTACGCTTGCATCATTACATCCATCCTGAAgatcccatccaccactggaaggcAAAAGGCCTTTTCAACCTGTTCCTCTCATCTAATAGTAGTTTGCCTGTTTTATAGTACATTAATCATTGTCTACATGTTGTCAGACACCCCCATTCTGAGAAACCTAAAAAAAATCGTTTCCATTTTCTACACGATCCTGACTCCTTTGGTCAATCCCCTCATCTATACCTTGAGAAACAAAGAAGTCCACAGGGCCCTAAGACGAATTTGTGGTAAATTGACAATTTTTTCCAGTAGTCAAATGGGCTTGtccttttcatttcagttcatcagCTACTTAATTATCTAA
- the LOC134406677 gene encoding olfactory receptor 5AP2-like — MWSSEEGNETTIAEFILVGFGNPPELQPLLFLLFLVIYTVTITGNLLIFLVIVIDHHLHTPMYFFLANLSCLETCYSSTILPQMLTNLLTGEKTITFSGCIAQYFFFGSFASIETYLLAAMSYDRYLAICRPLIYASTMQNKLCFQLMAVTWINGMLVNCLITYLLAQLSFCGPNTIDHYFCDFIPLEKLSCTDTSILVLVFFLLTFIFTVTPFLLTLTSYACIIASILKIPSTTGRQKAFSTCSSHLMVVCLFYGTIIIVYMLPDTPTLRDLNKVFSVFYTVLTPLVNPLIYSLRNKEVHRAIRQICGKLTISARNQLTSSLSFQFISKSKF; from the coding sequence ATGTGGAGCTCAGAGGAAGGAAACGAAACGACCATTGCAGAATTCATCCTTGTGGGATTTGGGAATCCCCCTGAGCTGCAGCCTCTTCTTTTCTTACTCTTCCTGGTGATCTATACTGTGACAATAACTGGGAACCTCCTTATCTTTTTGGTAATTGTGATTGATCATCACCTTCATACGcccatgtacttcttcctggCAAATTTGTCCTGCCTGGAGACTTGCTATAGTTCAACCATCTTGCCCCAAATGTTGACCAATTTGTTAACGGGTGAGAAAACCATTACTTTTAGTGGATGCATAGCTCAATATTTTTTCTTTGGCTCTTTTGCCTCTATCGAAACATACCTCCTGGCAGCAATGTCTTACGACCGCTATTTAGCAATATGTAGACCATTGATCTATGCTTCCACTATGCAGAATAAATTATGTTTTCAGCTCATGGCTGTGACATGGATTAATGGCATGTTGGTTAACTGCTTAATAACATATCTGCTGGCTCAGTTATCCTTCTGTGGCCCAAATACCATAGATCATTATTTCTGTGACTTCATCCCACTGGAAAAACTGTCCTGCACTGACACAAGCATCCTTGTACTCGTCTTCTTTCTCTTGACCTTCATTTTCACCGTGACCCCATTTCTACTGACTCTCACATCCTACGCTTGCATCATTGCGTCCATCCTGAAGATCCCATCCACCACCGGGAGGCAAAAGGCCTTTTCAACCTGTTCCTCTCATCTCATGGTAGTTTGCCTTTTTTATGGTACAATAATCATTGTCTACATGTTGCCAGATACCCCTACTCTGAGAGACCTCAATAAAGTCTTCTCTGTTTTTTACACAGTCCTGACTCCTTTAGTCAACCCCCTCATCTACAGCTTGAGAAACAAAGAAGTTCACAGAGCTATAAGACAAATTTGTGGTAAATTAACCATTTCTGCAAGGAATCAGCTGACCTCATCCCTCTCCTTTCAGTTCATCAGCAAATCCAAATTCTGA
- the LOC134406678 gene encoding olfactory receptor 5AP2-like — protein MWSSEEGNETTIAEFILVGFGNPPELQPLLFLLFLVIYIVTITGNLLIFLVIVIDHHLHTPMYFFLANLSCLETCYSSTILPQMLTNLLTGEKTITFSGCIAQYFFFGSCAAIETYLLAAMSYDRYLAICRPLIYASTMQNKLCFQLMAVTWINGVLVNCLITYLLAQLSFCGPNTIDHYFCDFIPLEKLSCTDTSILVLVLFLLTFIFTVTPFLLTLTSYACIIVSILKIPSTTGRQKAFSTCSSHLMVVCLFYGTLIIVYMLPDTPILRDLNKIFSVFYTVLTPLINPLIYSLRNKEVHRAVRRICSKFTVSARSQLTSSLSFQFISKSKF, from the coding sequence ATGTGGAGCTCAGAGGAAGGAAACGAAACGACCATTGCAGAATTCATCCTTGTGGGATTTGGGAATCCCCCTGAGCTGCAGCCTCTTCTTTTCTTACTCTTCCTGGTGATCTATATTGTGACAATAACTGGGAACCTCCTTATCTTTTTGGTAATTGTGATTGATCATCACCTTCATACGcccatgtacttcttcctggCAAATTTGTCCTGCCTGGAGACTTGCTATAGTTCAACCATCTTGCCCCAAATGTTGACCAATTTGTTAACAGGTGAGAAAACCATTACTTTTAGTGGATGCATAGCTCAATATTTTTTCTTTGGCTCTTGTGCTGCTATCGAAACATATCTCCTGGCAGCAATGTCTTATGACCGCTATTTAGCAATATGTAGACCATTGATCTATGCTTCCACTATGCAGAATAAGTTATGTTTTCAGCTCATGGCTGTGACATGGATTAATGGCGTGTTGGTTAACTGCTTAATAACATATCTGCTGGCTCAGTTATCCTTCTGTGGCCCAAATACCATAGATCATTATTTCTGTGACTTCATCCCACTGGAAAAACTATCCTGCACTGACACAAGCATCCTTGTACTCGTCCTGTTTCTCTTGACCTTCATTTTCACCGTGACCCCATTTCTTCTGACTCTCACATCCTATGCTTGCATCATTGTGTCCATCCTGAAGATCCCATCCACCACCGGGAGGCAAAAGGCCTTTTCAACCTGTTCCTCTCATCTCATGGTAGTTTGCCTATTTTATGGTACATTAATTATTGTCTATATGTTGCCAGACACCCCCATTCTGAGAGACCTCAATAAAATATTCTCTGTTTTCTACACAGTCCTGACTCCTTTGATCAATCCCCTCATCTATAGTTTGAGAAACAAAGAAGTTCACAGAGCCGTAAGACGAATTTGCAGTAAATTCACTGTTTCTGCAAGGAGTCAGCTGACCTCTTCCCTCTCCTTTCAGTTCATCAGCAAATCCAAATTCTGA
- the LOC134406676 gene encoding olfactory receptor 5AP2-like, translating to MWSSEEGNETTIAEFILVGFGNPPELQPLLFLLFLVIYIVTITGNLLIFLVIVIDHHLHTPMYFFLANLSCLETCYSSTILPQMLTNLLTGEKTITFSGCIAQYFFFGSFASIETYLLAAMSYDRYLAICRPLIYASTMQNKLCFQLMAVTWINGMLVNCLITYLLAQLSFCGPNTIDHYFCDFIPLEKLSCTDTSILVLVFFLLTFIFTVTPFLLTLTSYACIIASILKIPSTTGRQKAFSTCSSHLMVVCLFYGTIIIVYMLPDTPTLRDLNKVFSVFYTVLTPLVNPLIYSLRNKEVHRAIRQICGKLTISARNQLTSSLSFQFISKSKF from the coding sequence ATGTGGAGCTCAGAGGAAGGAAACGAAACGACCATTGCAGAATTCATCCTTGTGGGATTTGGGAATCCCCCTGAGCTGCAGCCTCTTCTTTTCTTACTCTTCCTGGTGATCTATATTGTGACAATAACTGGGAACCTCCTTATCTTTTTGGTAATTGTGATTGATCATCACCTTCATACGcccatgtacttcttcctggCAAATTTGTCCTGCCTGGAGACTTGCTATAGTTCAACCATCTTGCCCCAAATGTTGACCAATTTGTTAACGGGTGAGAAAACCATTACTTTTAGTGGATGCATAGCTCAATATTTTTTCTTTGGCTCTTTTGCCTCTATCGAAACATACCTCCTGGCAGCAATGTCTTACGACCGCTATTTAGCAATATGTAGACCATTGATCTATGCTTCCACTATGCAGAATAAATTATGTTTTCAGCTCATGGCTGTGACATGGATTAATGGCATGTTGGTTAACTGCTTAATAACATATCTGCTGGCTCAGTTATCCTTCTGTGGCCCAAATACTATAGATCATTATTTCTGTGACTTCATCCCACTGGAGAAACTGTCCTGCACTGACACAAGCATCCTTGTACTCGTCTTCTTTCTCTTGACCTTTATTTTCACCGTGACCCCATTTCTACTGACTCTCACATCCTATGCTTGCATCATTGCGTCCATCCTGAAGATCCCATCCACCACTGGGAGGCAAAAGGCCTTTTCAACCTGTTCCTCTCATCTCATGGTAGTTTGCCTATTTTACGGTACAATAATCATTGTCTACATGTTGCCAGATACCCCTACTCTGAGAGACCTCAATAAAGTCTTCTCTGTTTTTTACACAGTCCTGACTCCTTTAGTCAACCCCCTCATCTACAGCCTGAGAAACAAAGAAGTTCACAGAGCTATAAGACAAATTTGTGGTAAATTAACCATTTCTGCAAGGAATCAGCTGACCTCATCCCTCTCCTTTCAGTTCATCAGCAAATCCAAATTCTGA